GTACAGGGTCAGCAGCTGGGGTTCAGTGACCTGATCAGCATACCGATTGTTTTGATGTTTTTTTTCAATACGATTTCTTGGAATTCAGCTGAAGAGCAACGGGACGAGCTAGGTCAGTTCATCACATTCAAAAGTGCAAAGATTAGTTATTTTGTTTTGATGTTGATTATTCTGCTTGTATTCCTATTCGTAGAAGTTCCGTTTTACTCTAATCAACCAATAAAAAATATGCCATTATTTCTTGTACTTTGTGCATCAACAGTTATTTTACCGGCCGTTGAATATATTGTTTATAGAAGATTTCGTTAATCATGTAGAGTCCTCCATTTGCGAAAGAGGACTCTACATATTTGATTCTTACCAGAAGAAAAATGGCGAACCAAAGAAAGGTGATTCCCGTCGGAAAAATGGTGACTCTCTACGGAAGAAAGGTGATTCGCGGAACCCCCTGCGGCCAAATTCTCTTCCACCAAAGCCTCTACCGCCCCTTGGTGGGGGATCATCTTCCATGTCGTCCCAACGCATAGGATAATCATATTTTCTATGCCTAGGGGGACAGTAACATTCACAACACTCCGACTTACGCCGCCTCATTTCACATACCTCCCTTATCTCTTACACTTAAAGGATATGCTGAACTTTGTAATCGGGTTTGGATGAACACCTATTTCCCATTAATGGACTAAGCCCGGAGCCAAATGGAGAAAAAATAAGTCCACATAACGAAACGTTTGACAGAGAAAAATTTATGAAAGCGGATTTAAAAGTCGAAAACTGGAAATCTAGCTATCAGAATCAGAAATTTCTTATATCAGGATACCATTATGGCAACGGTATTTAATAAGGCACAGTTATATTCCTTATATAATTTAAGGTACCGTATTTGTAGACATAAATGGATGCAGATCCAGGTTGAACTGCGGTAAATTTATTAAACTGGGTACTACTGTCGTATTCAACTTTTATAACCTCACGACTTTGAAACACTTTTTGTGACCATCCATCCTTCGTACTTATTCTTATATGCGAACCGATATTCCATGTTTCATTAGAGGTGCGGAGTGATGCTGAGACGTTATCAGGATGTTTGGCTGGTGTTGCACTTGCACTCGATACTGGTAGAAGTGGTGTGACTGTTATTCCAAAAGCTAAAGATAAAGCGAATAATGTTGAGACAACTTTTTTCATCAACGAAGCCCTCCTATCATTTGGAATGTTACAACAATAGATTACCTTTAAAACCAAATAATGTAAATATATACATGCAAATTGTAAAACCCCACTATAACCAAACGTACAATTGCAGGAAACTGATTCATTCGAACTCAAACAGATTAATAATACAGAGCAAGGAGCAAAAAACAATGTATTTGACCCCGACTATACCCCATATGATAGCCCAGAAAAAGCCATACACCGTCAGCTAGTAAATAACCCATTGATTTAGGAAAAAACACATTTTTACGACTTTGATCAGCATACTATGAACGGGACTATTTATTGCCTAGAGTAGCTCAATATCTTGGAACTGTATGGTTATGACGCTTTGTCACTCGGGATTACGAAAGCTGTTTTGGTAGCTTCGTGATAGAAATCTCACAACCCACAAAATGGTATCGCATTCCAGTTCTTACAAAAGGAGTGATCTTCTAGGGCGAACTCACAATGAATTGAATGTCGGACGATACGGCCATGTACATGAAGACATAACCAAAAGGAGAGTATCTATGATGCCTATCCATGTACTACTTCGGATAAAAATGTTTAAGGTACTAGGTTGGACCCTGCTTATTTTTTCTCTTATTGCTACACCGATGTCTTATGCAGCAGAAACGAAAGTAAAACCACTTGGACCAACAAATTCAAAAGAAGTGGAGAAGTTTGCTGATCAGTTTTTCAACCTTCCACAAATCAAAGATAAGCTCTCAGGTGCTGCATTTGTAGTGGTAAAGGATGACCAAGTATTGTTCAAGAAAGGCTATGGTTACGCTGATGTGGAGAAGAAACGACCGGTAGATCCAGATTCTACGGTATTTCGTATAGCTTCTATTTCCAAAGTCTTCACGTCCACAGCAGCTATGCAACTCGTGGAACAAAACAAATTAGACATAAATAAGGACGTTCAAGCGTACCTGAAGGATTTCAACATCAACAATAAGACAGGCAAAAAACTCACCTTGGATCATTTAATGGCACATATGACTGGTTTTGATTATGTCGATCTCCCTTCTATGGATAACAGTTCCCCGGAAAAATATTATCCATTGGATGAATTTGTTAAACAGAATGCGCCGAGTGTTGTACACAATCCCGGAGAAGTGTATCGATATGACAATTATGCTTTCGTCTTGCTAGGATACATTGTCCAAAATATAACCGGTATACCGTTTCATCAGTATGTGGAAAATAATATTTTTAAACCTTTAGGTATGAACAGTAGTAGTTTCATAATGAAACCAGAAATACATGCTAATTTGGCTACACCGTATGATAGCAAGAAAAAGCCAATTCCTGAGTATGGATTAATTCCGACGAATGCACCAGATGGGAGTATGTTGTCGACTGCAAGTGACATGGCTAAGTTCATGATTGCTCATCTTAATGGTGGTAAGTTTGAAGGAAAACAGATTTTGCAAGAAAAAACGGCGAAAACCATGCATCAAATTCGCCATAACCTACATCCAAAAATTCAAAATGGCGCATATGGATTCGAAACTTTTTTCCAAAACAATTATAATCATCAAGTTGTAATTGGCAAGGGCGGAGATTTGCCTGGATACCATTCTTGGATGTGGCTTTTACCAGAAAAGAAGATAGGCGGATTTGTCGTTTTTAATGGAGATGGAGCAAATTTTCGTGAAGAGCTGTTCAAAGCGTTCATGGATCATTACTATCCAAAACCAGTGGAAGATAAAGTAAATGTAAAAAGCACCAAAAAACAGCTGAATAGATTTGTAGGTGTTTATCAAGACTTACGATCCCCTTATTGGGTGTTTCGAGTAACCGTATTGGACGACGGACAACTAATGATTAAAGATCCTTTAGGCAAACATAAGCTTCTGCAAAAGGACCCGCTTTTGTTTGAAGATGAACAGGGAATGAAGGCAGCGTTTAAAGCAAATCCGAATGGCTCGATCGACTATTTTTACTACCATAAAGTAGATAGTTGGGCGCAAAAGAGACTGGAGCCAGAACGATATAGTGATGTCGATAAAGATCACAAATATGCTAAATATATTTACGATGTAAAACAGCTTGGGTATCTAATAGAAACCGCCGACAATAAGTTTCATCCAGAGGAGCCAATTACTCGTGGAGAATTTATTGCTCAATTAATACGAGTCTTAGGAGTTCCACCCTCAAAAAAAATGACTGCGTCTATGGATCTAACTGGTAACCAATACGCTGGAGACATTCAAAGTGCTCTCGATTTTGGCCTTGTGGAAAAACCCAATAATCAACGAATTGAGCCGAATAAAGCAATTACCCGAGAAGAGGCGGCAATGCTCATATGGCGAGTTGCCAATAAAAAACAAGTGCCTGTCTCTTCAAAAGTGGCTTTGATTGGCCAAACAAATCCCTGGGCTGTGGATGGAGTTCAGTATGTGGTCTCAAAAGGTCTGTACGGTCCAGAAGTGAAACCTAATAGTCGAGGAGAAATCGATTATAAATCCAAGCAGCCAATGCTTCGCCAGGAGGCGGCTGCACTGTTAAGTTTATTTTCACAACGATTTATCTCGAACGAACAGTAAACGAGAATATTCTCTTTTGTCACTTTGGCGATGTTATATGCTTAGGACGGTATGTAATAAGGAGCCGTTACTTTCAGAGGATAGACATTACTCCACAGAGAGCAGACGGACTCTCTGTGGAGTTTAAATTATAGTGGGGTTATAAGAAAAACCAGAAAAAATTCATATAATTCGGAAAAAAATATCTTGATATAGGAGTAGAAATAAGTAATAATTTCTGTAGCTTTACATTTTTTGTTACGAAGGGAATGAATTATGCCAGGTAGCTGATGGTCTTTTCTTACTAACCGTATAAAACATTGGAGGTAAGACCATGAAAACAGAAACAAGTATTGTAACAGAGAGATTATTACTAAGAGAAATGACCCTTGAAGATGCAGAGGTTTTATACAGCTATTGGTCAGATGATGAAGTAACGAAGCATATGAATGTCTCTTCTTTTACTAGTGTTGATCAAGCTAAGGAAATGATACAACTCTTACTTGATTTAGGGAAGGAAGACAAAGCATGCCGTTATTCTATTGTATTGAAGGAAACAAACGAGGTAATTGGAACTTGCGGGTTTAATTATATAGATCGAGAAGATAATCGAGCTGAGATTGGCTTTGATTTGGGTAGACCATTTTGGAAGAAGGGCTATGCTAGAGAAGGCTTGGAGGCGCTAGTTCGTTATGGATTTGATGCACATGAGCTTAATCGAATTGAGGCAAAGGTCGAACCCGAGAATGTCAACTCAAAGATGGTTCTAAATAAGCTCTCCTTTGTTCACGAAGGACTGCTACGAGAACACCAAAAATCCAAAGGAAAGTATGTTGATTTACACATATTTTCGTTACTGAAAAAAGAGTATCTTGAAAAGGAATAAAGGATTTCTATTGAGATTAGCATATAGAAAGTATCCTAAATAATTAATATGATCCCCTTTAAGTAACCAGGAAGAGAAGTACCTTCCTGTTACTTAAAGGGGAATTTTTTATGGGGAGAAGAAATTAAAATGAGAAAGGGCGACCCCAATAGGTCGCCATAAAACATGTTAGCTTTATTAGTTTTCCGTAAGCGTAATCTTTCCAGTAGATGCTTTTCCTTTGAAATCATACAAATCTTCATCTTCATCGGTATCAGTAATGGTACCTTCAATGTCTGCATCTTCAAAGGTAGAATCTTTCCAGACCATCTTACAAATTTTTGTTACAAAATCCTTGAGGTCATCCTCATCTAGATCATCGTACAGGTCTCCGTCTTCGTCCCTATCGAACTCAATCGTGATCTCGATATCATCTTCATCACCATATAAGGTAATATCCCAGTCAATATCTTCCCAATCGCCATATTTTTCCTGGATATCATCTTCAAGATCGTCTAAATCGTCGCTATAGCTACTTTTGCTGCTTTTTTTATCCAATTCATCTTGAGCATCCCGTAATTCTCTTTCCAAATCAGCAATTTTAGCGTCTTTGGTAGCTATTTGAGATTTCAATGAAGAGAAGGTTGGGTCATCACGATCTGTTACAGATACGGTGTAAGTTGCTTGATCCCAATCAACATTTTTGTTGAACACATCTGCCATCATACGAATTGGAATGTAAGTTGTGCCATTCACAATAAATGGTTCGGTAGGGGTTGAAATCTCATAGCCATTATGTTTTACCTTCACATTATTGTACGTAGCTTGCACATTTTTTTTCATAACCGCTGCATCAGTTGTCGCAGGTAGAGCTCCAATTAATAGAGCAGAGGATAATACTAGAATTGCCTTCTTTTTAAACATCAGGATCCCTCCAAGTTATCGTTCTTTCTAATGCTGAATTTTTGTCTTTTTACCAAAGCAAGAAGTCTGTCTGTTTTAAGAACAGAAAAATGCTGAAATTCTTTCCGGTTCTCACAATTTAGAATTTCAACTCCTTGGCTAACCTCTGTCATTTTACAAAAGAAAGAAGTCATGTAGATGTCAAAAAGAAATGTTTTTTAGGAAATGTATGCCAATTAACTATTTCGAGATCGAGCGATCATTGATTGGTATGTGAATTTGGGCTACACTTTTTCCTATGAAAAACAGTATTTTTATTGATTAGTAAGCAAACTCAGCTAGGTAGATAAAAAAATGGGCTGCTAGATAAGTCTAGCAAGCCCAGTGATTTTTAGTTCCATTTACAAGTTTCTTTTCATATTCCTACCCTGTATCCGATCTCACTTTACTAGTAATGGAATCTGCGTACACGGTGATGGGCAAATGGGAATCTTCTATTTTGGCTAGTAGTTAGAACGAGAGTGGCTTGAAGAAATCTAGCTTCTCATCCAAATAGCTATCATTTGTTTCAATGCTGCCCACGATATGTGGATCATGTATACATAGCTCCATTAGAAATAACTGAGTTCTTCGCGTGGGTTAGATTGTTTTTAATACGTCGTCCAGTTTGTTTACCTAAAATAAAAACCGTCTCCTTTCCGTAAAGTTAACGGATCAAAGACGGTTTACTATCGCTTCTATCAGGTGTACTACATTGTTTGACGCAGAAATCAAAAATGGTGGACCCTATCGGGATCGAACCGACGACCTCTTGACTGCCAGTCAAGCGCTCTCCCAGCTGAGCTAAGGGCCCATATTTTGTGAAGTTATGGAAAAAGTATAGCATAGCGTGTCCCCTCTATGCAACTAAAAAACTTAAAATTATGCCATTTCATCCAAACATGTACATATGATAAATATAAGACCCAAATATTCCGATAACATTGATGACAACTGGAAAGGAACGGAAATATACCTCTTACTAACT
This is a stretch of genomic DNA from Brevibacillus laterosporus DSM 25. It encodes these proteins:
- a CDS encoding serine hydrolase gives rise to the protein MPIHVLLRIKMFKVLGWTLLIFSLIATPMSYAAETKVKPLGPTNSKEVEKFADQFFNLPQIKDKLSGAAFVVVKDDQVLFKKGYGYADVEKKRPVDPDSTVFRIASISKVFTSTAAMQLVEQNKLDINKDVQAYLKDFNINNKTGKKLTLDHLMAHMTGFDYVDLPSMDNSSPEKYYPLDEFVKQNAPSVVHNPGEVYRYDNYAFVLLGYIVQNITGIPFHQYVENNIFKPLGMNSSSFIMKPEIHANLATPYDSKKKPIPEYGLIPTNAPDGSMLSTASDMAKFMIAHLNGGKFEGKQILQEKTAKTMHQIRHNLHPKIQNGAYGFETFFQNNYNHQVVIGKGGDLPGYHSWMWLLPEKKIGGFVVFNGDGANFREELFKAFMDHYYPKPVEDKVNVKSTKKQLNRFVGVYQDLRSPYWVFRVTVLDDGQLMIKDPLGKHKLLQKDPLLFEDEQGMKAAFKANPNGSIDYFYYHKVDSWAQKRLEPERYSDVDKDHKYAKYIYDVKQLGYLIETADNKFHPEEPITRGEFIAQLIRVLGVPPSKKMTASMDLTGNQYAGDIQSALDFGLVEKPNNQRIEPNKAITREEAAMLIWRVANKKQVPVSSKVALIGQTNPWAVDGVQYVVSKGLYGPEVKPNSRGEIDYKSKQPMLRQEAAALLSLFSQRFISNEQ
- a CDS encoding GNAT family N-acetyltransferase, translated to MKTETSIVTERLLLREMTLEDAEVLYSYWSDDEVTKHMNVSSFTSVDQAKEMIQLLLDLGKEDKACRYSIVLKETNEVIGTCGFNYIDREDNRAEIGFDLGRPFWKKGYAREGLEALVRYGFDAHELNRIEAKVEPENVNSKMVLNKLSFVHEGLLREHQKSKGKYVDLHIFSLLKKEYLEKE
- a CDS encoding copper amine oxidase N-terminal domain-containing protein → MFKKKAILVLSSALLIGALPATTDAAVMKKNVQATYNNVKVKHNGYEISTPTEPFIVNGTTYIPIRMMADVFNKNVDWDQATYTVSVTDRDDPTFSSLKSQIATKDAKIADLERELRDAQDELDKKSSKSSYSDDLDDLEDDIQEKYGDWEDIDWDITLYGDEDDIEITIEFDRDEDGDLYDDLDEDDLKDFVTKICKMVWKDSTFEDADIEGTITDTDEDEDLYDFKGKASTGKITLTEN